The Deferribacterota bacterium nucleotide sequence CTAGATATATTTCTTTTATTCCTAACTCCCTAGATAGTTTTTGTATATGCTTTGCAACATCTAGTGCATTAAAAGATGGATCTGCAACAATAAAACATTTATCAAAACCTTTTGCGATTGCTCTTCCAAAATGTTCCACACCTGCCTGTGTATCCATAACAATATATTGGCCTTTCATTAGAGATATATGCCTAACAACCTTATCTAATAATGCGTTTTCAGGGCATAAACAACCTGCAGCTGCTTTTTTTACAGTCCCCATAACAAGTATTCCCAAATTATTATTAACTTTTATACCAAATCTTTCTACAACATCGCCTACATCTGGATTTAGCTTAAAGAAGGCTCCCCAACTTTTACCAGGTCTTGCGCCTGTTTTTTCTTCTATATAATCATCTGCCTTGTTTAGTGGTATAATTTCCTTTATTTTATCGTGAGGAAGTCCCAATGTGTATGGAAGATTCATTTGAGGGTCAGCATCTAGTGCTAAAACTGAACACCCCGAATTTGCAAGAACTAAAGACAGCAAGCTTGTTATTGTGCTTTTCCCTACCCCACCTTTACCGGTTACAACTATTTTTTTCCCATTATTTTCCATATTAACCCCCCACATAGTTAGGCGTCTTTAAACCAAGAGCATTTCTTCTCTCTAAAATTATCTCTTCCATAATAGATGCAGTTTTATCAACATCGGGTTCAACAAAGAAATATCCATCTATTAGTTCTTTTGCATCCTTTGTTAATATGTTTAATACTTTTGGGCTGCCAAAAATAGGTGGTATAGGCCATAGATGAACTGGTATGCCTGTTGCAACAAAGTATGATCCAATAGCCACAGCCTTTTCAGTAGACCATTCTGGAGCTGAACCTACAATGGGCAACATACCTGTATCTACACCTAAATAATCAGCTATTGAGCCTGATAATACTAACAACCTTGAACAATCAACACATGAACCAAAATGCAGCACAGGCGGTATATTTAGCGTTTTGCATACCTCTTTTAGGGGAACATCTAATTTATCTAAATAACTCATATCCATCATACCAGATTTTGCCAAAGCTATTGCCCAACATCCAGTACCAGTAACTAGTATATTTTTTTCAAGTAATTTTTTAGTTAAATTGATATGAAAATAATCTTGAGTGACCTTTGGATTATTGCAGCCAACAATCGCTGCAATTCCTAATATCTTGCCCTCTTTTATTGCATCAACTAATGGAGCAGGAGTGCCTCCTAATATCTCTAGTAAACCCTCAACTGAAAATCCCACAGTTGCTTTTTCCTTTATTTTTGGGATATGTATCTTCTCTTTGATTCTGTGTGGATAGTTATCTATTGCAATTCTTATTATTTTTTCAGCAATTTCATTTGCCCTATCCTCATAAAATTGTATATGCGTGCAATTGGGAAAGTGTGCCTGCTCGCTTGTTGAGATAACTTTTGTGTGAAAGCAATCTGATAATTTACCAAGTGAAGGATAAATACACTGAACATCAACCACAATAGCCTCTACAGCTCCTGTTGTAATAGCAAGCTCTTGATGTAGCTCATTACCTGCTACTGGTATTCCTTGCCTTTCTAAAAGCTCGTTTCCTGTGCAACACATGCCAACAACATTTATGCCACTGGCTCCTTTACTTTTAGCATACTGGATTAGATCTTCTTTTTCTGCAGCCTCAACAACTTTTTCTGAGAGAATTGGTTCATGTCCATTTACAATAATATTTACTGAGCTTTCATCTAAAACGCCTAAATTCGCATATATCTCCCTATTTTTAGGTAAACCAAATAATACATCTTGAAATTCTGTAGCAAACAAAGATCCACCCCATCCATCTGATAGGGCACATCTTAAGCCTTGAATGATCAACGTTAGTGGGTCATGGTCACAACCCATATGTGTTCTGTGTAATATGTCTATTGATTCTCTATCTATATTCCTTGGTAGTAAACCAACCTTATACCCATAATTTTTCTCTACGGCCTTTTCTATATTTTTAAGCTTTTCTACCCTTTTTTTAGGCATGTAAGAGTCTACTGTTGCCATTGGATCTTCATCTTGCCTGCCATAACAATCAAGTGCAATATGGGCTACCTTTTTTGCTAACTTTTCATAAGAATCATTTTTGTTATATATATTAAATTTCTTTGCTATTTCTTTTAATTTATTTGGCTCTTTAATACGATAATCACTTATTTTACCTTCAGCTATTTCTTTTAATAGTATACTTGGTTTTCTACCATGATCTGAATGTGCTGATGCACCTGCTGCTATCATTCTAATTAAATTTCTAGCAACAATAGCATCAGCATCGGCGCCACATACACCGTATTTAGGCTCGTCACCATATGGGTTTATCCTGCATGGCCCCATAGAGCAATTTTTACAACAAACACCTAATTCACCATATCCACATTGTGGTTTTTGGGCTTCTAATCTGCTCCATATATTATCATAATCATTTTTATCTATAATCTTTAGCATTTCCCTTGCAGCTTTATCAACAGAGCGTTTTTCATCTAACATATAAACCTCCAATAAAATATTTTTCTACTTTTTATAGTAACTATGTAATTAATTTAATAAAGGAATAAATTGTAGAATGTTAAAACTATATATTAAAGTTTATATTAACTTTGCGAATTGCTTATTTTAATCCAATGAAGCTTTTAAATTCTTCCTTTCTTGATCGACTAATGGGTATTTTATTTTTATAAAACTTCATATTAATACTCAATCCATGTGGATCTTTTATTATTTTTTCGATATAGTGCATATTAATTATATAGCTTCTATGAACCCTAAAAAATTTTTTTGTATCTAATCTTTCTTCTAAGCTACTGATTGTAAACTCAGATAAAAAGTTATCATCTGCAGTAAACAATCTTGTATAGATGTTTTCAGCCTTTATAAATATTATGTTATCAACACTTAAAAGATTGATTTCTTTATTTTTTAATATAGGGATATAGTTTAGTATTTTCTCTTCTTCATCTGATAAAATATCACTCACATCAAATGTTAAAAGGCAATAATTGTAGTCATCATTTTTACTATAAATCTTTATTAGTTTTATCATTAAATATTTATGTCTGCCTAGGGAGTCATATTTTTTTAATGTAAAAGGAAGCTGCTCTTCAGTTTTATTTATATGGTAAATCATCTTTTTAATTTTTTCTCGAATTTTACTGCTATGAAAGTGAAAAATATCATTTTGAAAAATTTCATCTTTTGTAA carries:
- a CDS encoding AAA family ATPase, which produces MENNGKKIVVTGKGGVGKSTITSLLSLVLANSGCSVLALDADPQMNLPYTLGLPHDKIKEIIPLNKADDYIEEKTGARPGKSWGAFFKLNPDVGDVVERFGIKVNNNLGILVMGTVKKAAAGCLCPENALLDKVVRHISLMKGQYIVMDTQAGVEHFGRAIAKGFDKCFIVADPSFNALDVAKHIQKLSRELGIKEIYLVLNKFKDKHIKKLEETSHFLGLNLKDDFNSIIKIPYIEEVENEELNIANLMKIKEVGESINKLSEIVMRDNNLIKNQEEFHEKNIYRL
- the cooS gene encoding anaerobic carbon-monoxide dehydrogenase catalytic subunit; this translates as MLDEKRSVDKAAREMLKIIDKNDYDNIWSRLEAQKPQCGYGELGVCCKNCSMGPCRINPYGDEPKYGVCGADADAIVARNLIRMIAAGASAHSDHGRKPSILLKEIAEGKISDYRIKEPNKLKEIAKKFNIYNKNDSYEKLAKKVAHIALDCYGRQDEDPMATVDSYMPKKRVEKLKNIEKAVEKNYGYKVGLLPRNIDRESIDILHRTHMGCDHDPLTLIIQGLRCALSDGWGGSLFATEFQDVLFGLPKNREIYANLGVLDESSVNIIVNGHEPILSEKVVEAAEKEDLIQYAKSKGASGINVVGMCCTGNELLERQGIPVAGNELHQELAITTGAVEAIVVDVQCIYPSLGKLSDCFHTKVISTSEQAHFPNCTHIQFYEDRANEIAEKIIRIAIDNYPHRIKEKIHIPKIKEKATVGFSVEGLLEILGGTPAPLVDAIKEGKILGIAAIVGCNNPKVTQDYFHINLTKKLLEKNILVTGTGCWAIALAKSGMMDMSYLDKLDVPLKEVCKTLNIPPVLHFGSCVDCSRLLVLSGSIADYLGVDTGMLPIVGSAPEWSTEKAVAIGSYFVATGIPVHLWPIPPIFGSPKVLNILTKDAKELIDGYFFVEPDVDKTASIMEEIILERRNALGLKTPNYVGG
- a CDS encoding LytTR family DNA-binding domain-containing protein — translated: MDNKRINLEHIEPGILIFSSKNYTILYINRIFLSQFHEFTKDEIFQNDIFHFHSSKIREKIKKMIYHINKTEEQLPFTLKKYDSLGRHKYLMIKLIKIYSKNDDYNYCLLTFDVSDILSDEEEKILNYIPILKNKEINLLSVDNIIFIKAENIYTRLFTADDNFLSEFTISSLEERLDTKKFFRVHRSYIINMHYIEKIIKDPHGLSINMKFYKNKIPISRSRKEEFKSFIGLK